The Streptomyces spororaveus genome includes a region encoding these proteins:
- a CDS encoding PucR family transcriptional regulator, whose protein sequence is MSLSELAEAAGWPLPLAVRAIVPATPGETQQLAAVLDHCLVGVFAGRPCLLVPSPDPDNRAPLEHLLRGRFAAVGHAVPLRDTASSLRWALRLAALTPARPGLETRPVFVDDHLSTLLLLQDEPLAHALAARWLRPLADLTPRQSERLEVTLLAWLEGGGAPEAAKALSVHPQTVRYRMRQLEKLFGTGLRDPRTRFELEMALRSRRLMAQVRRQHSRVGRRAARVIQADFTPLVVGRMARVNGL, encoded by the coding sequence ATGTCCCTCAGTGAGCTCGCGGAGGCGGCCGGATGGCCCCTTCCGCTCGCCGTACGGGCCATCGTGCCCGCCACGCCCGGCGAGACCCAGCAACTCGCCGCCGTACTGGACCACTGCCTCGTCGGCGTGTTCGCGGGCCGTCCGTGCCTGCTCGTCCCCAGCCCCGACCCGGACAACCGCGCCCCGCTGGAACACCTGCTGCGCGGCCGGTTCGCGGCGGTGGGCCACGCCGTTCCGCTCCGCGACACTGCCTCCTCGCTGCGCTGGGCGCTCCGCCTGGCCGCGCTGACACCGGCCCGACCCGGCCTGGAGACCAGGCCCGTCTTCGTGGACGACCACCTCTCGACCTTGTTGCTCCTTCAGGACGAGCCCCTGGCCCACGCGCTGGCCGCCCGGTGGCTGCGGCCGCTGGCCGACCTGACCCCCCGCCAGAGCGAGCGGCTGGAGGTGACGCTGCTCGCCTGGCTGGAGGGCGGCGGAGCCCCCGAGGCCGCCAAGGCCCTGAGTGTGCACCCGCAGACCGTGCGGTACCGCATGCGTCAGCTGGAGAAGCTCTTCGGCACCGGACTGAGGGACCCCCGTACCCGGTTCGAGCTGGAGATGGCCCTGCGCAGCCGCCGGCTGATGGCCCAGGTCCGCCGCCAGCACTCCCGGGTGGGCCGCAGGGCCGCCCGCGTGATCCAGGCCGACTTCACCCCCTTGGTCGTCGGACGGATGGCACGCGTCAACGGCCTCTGA
- a CDS encoding DUF1996 domain-containing protein, producing MSKKGHKRSRLSNKVLGVISALVLGGGGVAVVAGNASAGQDKAGGMTSTIDCPDVGEKLTAVPEQAKPEVDANLAKLDDQVADAYKQLAAGKAKGDAALLGDLKQKRDKTIAGVADAIGRAGQRPNEIQGLAACTMKQTAAADDGAAAAASKGEQGAAAQAAAQKGGPAKNDFVNITKIKPNVKNPAQAGNASRGSFTSQCGRNEEKHFNPDNVIVAPGVSNGAHHMHDYVGNKTTDAFSSNNSLAASGTTCSNGDQSTYYWPVLRLRDGRVEKDAKAPGGGQDGNVGTILQPKQVSITFKGSPVGKVTAMPRFMRVITGDAKAFTNGNGNANASWSCTGFENRQLKDKYPVCPKGSDVVRTFNFQSCFDGKNVDSANHRTHVAFADKNGRCPNGFKAMPQLVLRLTYGVAPGARFAVDSFPEQLHKPATDHGDFINVMSNGLMNKAVNCINNGQNCR from the coding sequence ATGAGTAAAAAGGGCCACAAACGCTCACGCTTGTCGAACAAGGTCCTTGGCGTGATATCCGCGCTCGTACTCGGCGGTGGCGGCGTCGCCGTCGTCGCCGGGAACGCGTCCGCTGGCCAGGACAAGGCGGGGGGCATGACGTCCACCATCGACTGCCCCGACGTGGGAGAGAAGCTCACCGCGGTCCCCGAACAGGCCAAGCCCGAGGTCGACGCGAACCTCGCCAAGCTGGACGACCAGGTCGCCGACGCCTACAAGCAGCTCGCCGCCGGGAAGGCGAAGGGCGACGCCGCCCTGCTCGGTGACCTGAAGCAGAAGCGGGACAAGACCATTGCGGGCGTGGCCGACGCGATCGGCCGCGCCGGCCAACGCCCCAACGAGATCCAGGGCTTGGCCGCGTGCACGATGAAGCAGACGGCTGCCGCGGACGACGGCGCGGCAGCGGCCGCGAGCAAGGGCGAGCAGGGCGCGGCCGCCCAGGCAGCCGCGCAGAAGGGTGGTCCGGCGAAGAACGACTTCGTCAACATCACCAAGATCAAGCCGAACGTGAAGAACCCCGCGCAGGCCGGAAACGCTTCGAGGGGTTCCTTCACCTCGCAGTGCGGCCGCAACGAGGAGAAGCACTTCAACCCCGACAACGTCATCGTCGCCCCCGGTGTCTCCAACGGCGCCCACCACATGCACGACTACGTGGGCAACAAGACCACCGACGCCTTCTCCTCGAACAACAGCCTCGCCGCGTCCGGCACCACCTGCAGCAACGGGGACCAGTCCACTTACTACTGGCCCGTGCTGCGGTTGCGCGACGGCAGGGTGGAGAAGGACGCCAAGGCGCCCGGCGGCGGCCAGGACGGCAACGTCGGCACCATCCTCCAGCCGAAGCAGGTGTCGATCACCTTCAAGGGCAGCCCGGTCGGCAAGGTCACGGCGATGCCCCGCTTCATGCGCGTCATCACCGGTGACGCCAAGGCCTTCACCAACGGCAACGGCAACGCCAACGCCTCCTGGAGCTGCACGGGATTCGAGAACCGTCAGCTGAAGGACAAGTACCCGGTCTGCCCGAAGGGCAGTGACGTGGTGCGCACCTTCAATTTCCAGAGCTGCTTCGACGGCAAGAACGTCGACAGCGCCAACCACCGCACGCACGTGGCCTTCGCGGACAAGAACGGCCGCTGCCCGAACGGCTTCAAGGCCATGCCGCAGCTGGTGTTGCGCCTCACCTACGGGGTGGCCCCGGGTGCCCGGTTCGCCGTGGACAGCTTCCCCGAGCAGCTCCACAAGCCGGCGACCGACCACGGCGACTTCATCAACGTGATGTCGAACGGCCTGATGAACAAGGCCGTGAACTGCATCAACAACGGGCAGAACTGCCGCTGA